The window TCCACAGCGTGTTCAACTTGGACGATCTTCGCGTAGATCGGTTCATGACTCCGTTCGAGAAGGTGTCCTACCTGCAAAGCAAGATGACGATTCGAGAGGCTTTGAAGAAGATCGATTCCGAGCGGTACTCCCGTTTCCCCGTTCTGGACGAAGAAAAGAAGGTCGTGGGAACGTTGTATTCCAAAGACTTGCTGGGAGTTTCGGACCTGGATCCCGATGCCTCCATTTTGCCTTTGATACGCGCCCCGTTGCTTGTGCCGCGAGAGACGACGGCCCTCCATCTATTCGCGCAGTTTCGGAGCAAGCGAACGCACTTCGGCATGGTTTGCGGAACGTTTGCGCACGAAATGATCGGCGTGGTCACGCTGGAAGACGTTTTGGAACAGGTCTTCGGGGACATTCGGGACGAACGGGACATGGACGAGGGGACGCCATCGAAACCGTAGTTATCATGATCCTCTGTGTCTTGATGGAGGGATTTTTTTCCGGTTCGGAGATCGCCGTGGTGTCGATGAACCGCGCCCAACTTCGCTATCTCGTCAAGAAGGGCTCGGCTCGCGCAAAGTCCTTAAGCAGTGCTTTGGAGAATCCGGAGTGGCTTCTGGGGGCCACGCTTTTGGGAACGAATTTGGCGACGGTGACGCTCAACGCGGTTGCGACCCTGTTCGTCATCGAACAATTTGGCTCGGAGTACCAGTACCTTACGATAGCCGCGACGTTCCCGCTCATGCTGGTGTTCGGAGAAGTTCTGCCGAAGACGATCTTTCAGCGTTTTTCAGATCGAATCGCCCCCCAGGTCATCTTTCCGTTGCGAACGGTTTCGTGGTTGTTTAGCCCGATGGTGGTCGCCATTGCGGGGGTCTCTCGCTTTTTCGCCTTCATTACCGGGATTCACACGACGAAGAAGACGCCTTTGGTCACGCGGGAAGAATTGGAGCTTGTTTTTCGGGCTTTCGAGCGCCCGCAAGGGGTTAAGGATCTCGAACGGCGCATGATCGACCGTATTTTCTCGCTCTCCGACCGACAAGCGACCGACATCATGATTCCTCTCGTGAACGTCGTGTCGATTCGCGATGATATCACGCTGGCGGAGGCGTCCGCCGAGATGCGCCGAAGCGGGTTCAGCCGTTTGCCGGTCTTTTCCGGAAACGTTTACAACATTGTGGGTTGGGTGAATCAATATGATCTTCTTTTCGCCAAAGATCCCCAGACGTTGGTCGGCCTGGTCGCCCGGAAAGTTCGGTTCATGCCGGCCAATACGCCGGTGGAACGCCTCCTGGTGATCATGCAGCGGGCGGGCGACACGCTTGCGATTGTGGTGGACGAGTACGGTGGCGCCATCGGCCTCGTAACTTTGGAAGACGTCTTGGAAGAGGTTGTAGGCGAAATCGAAGACGAGTACGACGTCGCCGCGTCCGCCGTACGACGTTTGGATACGAACAAAATGCTCGCCAACGGACGTATGCCCGTCGTGCAGCTCAATGAGCTGCTTCCTCAGCCGATTCCGCTGGGAGATTATGAAACGCTCGGCGGTTTTCTATTGGCTCAGTTCCAACGGATTCCGACCATGGGAGAAGAGTATCGTTATCGTCGCCTTATATTTCGAGTGATCCGTGCGACGGATCGAAGCATTGATGAAGTGGAGATTACGTTCCCCGAGCGGCGTACCGTTAGTGGACGAAAACAGCGCGAAGAGAGGAGGTTCGATCAATGACGGAATCCGGCCTCCGTTTCACTTCCGGCCGCCTTCTTTTCGTAGCTTGCGCCACGCTACTTTTGATCGGCATTCTCACGTATCTTCAATTGGCGTTTCAAGGCGCCGACGTAAGGACGGCAATCCGTCTCGTAGAAGAAGCCGGGACGGGGAACATGAGTTTGAAGATACAAATGGCGGAATTTTTGCCGAGCGATCACCGTTTGTGCCAAGCTATCCCAGTCAACCGGTTTCATGGGCACATGAACGTGACCTGTTCGGATACGAAAAACCGGACGCATGAATTGAGGTGGCAGGTCAGCGTCATCGACGGATTGGTCATTCCGGCGAACCTTGCCGCCGAGAAATTGGGAAAAGGGGAGGAGCCATGGCCGCGGCGATAGAACGAAGACAGAAGCCTCGGGTGTTGGTGCGTGTGCTAGTGGATTTCGAGAGTCCCGATACGTATCTGTACGATTATTCGAATAATTTGAGCGAAGGGGGCATCTTTATCGAAACGGAAAAACCGTTTTCGATCGGGACTCCCATTACGCTTCGTTTCACCCTTCCAAATATCGACCGTGTATTCGAAGCTCGAGGAAAAGTTGTTTGGCTCAATACCGCTCCCCCGGGCACGGAGCGCCCGGTTTCGAAGATGTCGCAAGGAATGGGCGTGGAATTCGGGTCATTGGATGAAACCGATCTCAATTTGATTCGAAAGTATATTCAGGAGGCGATTGGAACGAGTTAGCTAATTGCAGATTTTCTTGATTTCGCAGTTGTA is drawn from Bdellovibrionota bacterium and contains these coding sequences:
- a CDS encoding hemolysin family protein is translated as MILCVLMEGFFSGSEIAVVSMNRAQLRYLVKKGSARAKSLSSALENPEWLLGATLLGTNLATVTLNAVATLFVIEQFGSEYQYLTIAATFPLMLVFGEVLPKTIFQRFSDRIAPQVIFPLRTVSWLFSPMVVAIAGVSRFFAFITGIHTTKKTPLVTREELELVFRAFERPQGVKDLERRMIDRIFSLSDRQATDIMIPLVNVVSIRDDITLAEASAEMRRSGFSRLPVFSGNVYNIVGWVNQYDLLFAKDPQTLVGLVARKVRFMPANTPVERLLVIMQRAGDTLAIVVDEYGGAIGLVTLEDVLEEVVGEIEDEYDVAASAVRRLDTNKMLANGRMPVVQLNELLPQPIPLGDYETLGGFLLAQFQRIPTMGEEYRYRRLIFRVIRATDRSIDEVEITFPERRTVSGRKQREERRFDQ
- a CDS encoding TIGR02266 family protein; this encodes MAAAIERRQKPRVLVRVLVDFESPDTYLYDYSNNLSEGGIFIETEKPFSIGTPITLRFTLPNIDRVFEARGKVVWLNTAPPGTERPVSKMSQGMGVEFGSLDETDLNLIRKYIQEAIGTS